A portion of the Eretmochelys imbricata isolate rEreImb1 chromosome 27, rEreImb1.hap1, whole genome shotgun sequence genome contains these proteins:
- the HEXIM1 gene encoding protein HEXIM1, giving the protein MADRLLAERPPPSCPASAAEPAGGASPREPAGRWPAGAAEQRAEERACQASPPAGAGRGEEAEGGDWAAGAEGQRAGPQPAPQCRGCAGPGGPRCRPPVGGEEEWRQRQLGKKKHRRRPSKKKRHWKPYYKLTWEEKKLFDEKQSQRASRLRAEMFAKGQPVAPYNTTQFLMEDHDQEEPDLKTGLCPKKAAAKSDDTSEEDFLEEAADEDGGSDGMGGDGSEFLQRDFSETYERYHVESLQNMSKQELIKEYLELEKCLSRMEDENNRLRMESKKYGGDSAEDPRVRELELELDMLRAENLKLLKENELHRQQENSLSKFGE; this is encoded by the coding sequence ATGGCCGACCGCCTGCTCGCCGAGCGCCCGCCGCCGTCCTGCCCCGCTTCGGCCGCGGAGCCCGCGGGGGGCGCGTCGCCCCGCGAGCCGGCCGGGCGGTGGCCCGCGGGAGCAGCCGAGCAGCGGGCGGAGGAGCGCGCCTGTCAGGCCTCGCCGCCCGCCGGGGCGGGCCGGGGCGAGGAGGCGGAGGGCGGAGACTGGGCCGCCGGAGCGGAGGGACAAAGAGCCGGGCCCCAGCCGGCCCCGCAGTGCCGGGGCTGCGCCGGGCCGGGGGGCCCCAGGTGCCGGCCCCCTGTCGGAGGAGAGGAGGAATGGCGGCAGCGGCAGCTGGGCAAGAAGAAGCACCGGAGGCGCCCCTCCAAGAAGAAGCGGCACTGGAAGCCCTATTACAAGCTCACCTGGGAGGAGAAGAAGTTGTTCGATGAGAAGCAAAGCCAGCGGGCTTCCCGGCTGCGGGCAGAGATGTTCGCCAAGGGGCAGCCCGTGGCTCCTTACAACACCACCCAGTTCCTGATGGAGGATCACGATCAGGAGGAGCCGGATCTCAAGACTGGCCTTTGCCCCAAGAAGGCTGCCGCTAAGTCAGATGATACCAGCGAGGAAGACTTCCTGGAGGAGGCGGCGGACGAGGACGGAGGCAGCGACGGGATGGGCGGCGACGGCAGCGAGTTTCTCCAGAGGGATTTCTCAGAGACTTACGAGAGGTACCATGTGGAGAGCCTGCAGAACATGAGCAAGCAGGAGCTGATCAAGGAGTACTTGGAGCTGGAAAAATGCCTTTCCAGGATGGAAGATGAGAACAACAGGCTGAGGATGGAAAGCAAAAAATATGGGGGGGACTCCGCAGAGGATCCTAGGGTAAGAGAACTCGAGTTGGAACTGGACATGTTGAGAGCTGAGAACCTGAAGCTGTTGAAAGAGAATGAACTTCACAGACAACAGGAGAACTCTCTTTCCAAGTTTGGAGAGTGA